The Algoriphagus halophilus sequence CAATTCGATGTTGCCCTATGAATAATTGGTCAAGATTTAGTTCATCCATCCTAGTCTTGGTTTGGACTTATACAGGATTTGATAAAATTCTTAATTGGGAAGCCAGTTGGAAGGCATTTCATAACCAGACATTTCCTTCAGAATTAGCGGGTATTCTTTCCTTTGCGGTTCCAGGCATAGAATTGCTCATGGCATTGCTCCTACTCTTTTCATGTACAAGATGGTGGGGATTTCTCTCCAGTATCCTCCTCCTTACTGTCTTTACTACTTATGTAGGATTGATTTGGGTGGGAGCATTTCCCAGGACTCCCTGCAATTGTGCAGGAATTATAGAGTCCATGGGTTGGTCAGCACATTTCTACTTGAACCTAGTCTTAATACTCTTTGGAATCGTTGGGCTGGTATTAACGAAAAAAAGGCAGGATACTCGCCTGCCTATCAAAGTAAAATTATAACAGGATGTTTATGCTAGGATGATTTAAACAACTTGTCCTTCCTTCAATTTAAACTAATTAAGTTGAAAACCAATGAATTAGTAAATAAGATAAAGATCCAATCATGAAATACTCAGCATTAAAAAAAGCGGGCAGGGGCATTGGACCATCCCCCACCCTAAAAAATATCTGAAATGATCTACCAGCTCATGGCTGAAGATTAGCAACAACCCCAAATAGTCAGGTTTAATCCACAAGGGGATGAAAACCAGTAGAGACAAAAATAAGGCTTCAAGGTCTTCCCGAGACAAACATTGACTCGCTGTTACCAACAAAAAGGCTACATGACTGACTGTTCAGGATCACTTTTAAAACAGGTTGAAGTACCGGAAACCGCTAATAATACAAACCAAGGATCAAGGACCTTCTATCTTTAATTAAACAAGATCGTCAACCTTGTTTACACACATCGAAAAGCTATTAGCTGTCCGTCGGTAATAGAAATAAAAAGGAGACTCATTTCTCTTGATGGCCTGGGGTAAGAGACAGACCAATACCCAATGAGCCTCCCCCAGGGAGATGCCGAAAACCCTCAACAGAGTAGGCATACAACCAAAACGGTTTGTCTCTTTTTGATGCGTTAAAAAAGGGTCCATAACGATGAATAAATTAATGAAATCCCTGCCTGCACTGGCTTTGGTGCTGGCAGCAACCTTTGCTTTTGCTTTCTCTCCTAAAGGAGAATCCCTCAGTCAGTTTGGTGAAGATTCTGGACAGTGGATCGATGTGACCGGAGTTACTCCCGGGCCGAGCACTTATACATGTGATGCTGCAGTAGATGCCCATTGCTTATATGATGCGCCAAATGGAAATCCATTGAGTCCTGATGAAGACAAAATGTTTGTCAATCGAGGTATTGCAGATCGAAAGTAAGAGCGCTTAGCTTTTAGGGTAAGCCCGGGTTCCAATCCCGGGCTTTTTTCATCGATTTTCCAACTCTACTTCAGAAGCAGGTAAAGCCAAGAACTGACTTTCCGGGGCTGGCAGGGAATATAACTCTCCTCTGATTTCGCGAACGGGAAATTCCATCACTTCTCCCATCGCAAACAGCCGTTTAATATCCATCCATCGGGTTCCACGGAAGACCTGCTCTTTTTGCCTTTCCTCCAATACCAAATCCAAGGGTTCTTTGGTTAATTGGACTTCCCAGTCCTCCCAACCCTGGTATCGTTTTTCAGCCAACATCCCCAATAAGGCCAGCCCTTCTTCTGTCCTCTCCAGACGGATCAAAGATTCCCCGGCAGTCAAATACATTTCAGGTAAGGCTATTCCTG is a genomic window containing:
- a CDS encoding DUF6520 family protein; this encodes MNKLMKSLPALALVLAATFAFAFSPKGESLSQFGEDSGQWIDVTGVTPGPSTYTCDAAVDAHCLYDAPNGNPLSPDEDKMFVNRGIADRK
- a CDS encoding MauE/DoxX family redox-associated membrane protein, whose protein sequence is MNNWSRFSSSILVLVWTYTGFDKILNWEASWKAFHNQTFPSELAGILSFAVPGIELLMALLLLFSCTRWWGFLSSILLLTVFTTYVGLIWVGAFPRTPCNCAGIIESMGWSAHFYLNLVLILFGIVGLVLTKKRQDTRLPIKVKL